The following proteins are encoded in a genomic region of Pyrus communis chromosome 11, drPyrComm1.1, whole genome shotgun sequence:
- the LOC137709515 gene encoding uncharacterized protein: MGIKDHASAFFFFFLAISSLSTTFADSIHGCGGFVEASSSLIKVRKPTDVKLDYSHITVELRTVDGLLKDSTQCAPNGYYFIPVYDKGSFVIKINGPEGWSWNPDKVPVVVDDSGCNGSEDINFRFTGFSLSGRVVGAVGGWSCSVQNGGPPNIEVELLSDTGDVVSSVITSAGGVYMFKNIIPGKYELRASHPDLKVEIRGSTKVNLGFGNDVVDDIFFVPGYDVRGFVVSQGNPILGVHVYLHSDDVLEVDCPQGSGTASGTRKALCHAVSDDHGMFIFKSVPCGTYELIPYYKGENTVFDVSPPVMSVTVEHQHVTVPQKFQVTGFSVGGRVVDGNDEGVEGVKIIVDGHERSITDKQGYYKLDQVTSNRYAIEATKEHYKFSSLNDYLVLPNMASIMDIKAVSYDVCGVVHMVTAGYKAKVALTHGPENVKPQVKQTDGSGNFCFEVTPGEYRLSALAATPESASGLMFLPSYVDVAVKNPLLNVKFSQALVNVRGTVTCKEKCGASVSVTLVGLAGKRNEERRTVSLTNESSEFHFESVIPGKYRFEVKHNSEEPTAVEDNWCWEKSSIDVDVGVDDVEGIEFVQKGYWVNVISTHDVDAYMTQPDGSSINLKIKKGSQNICIEYPGVHELYFVNSCIFFGSSSIEIDTLNPLPIYLKGEKYLVKGQINVSSSSFEGVSEVPENFIVDILNAGGSIIDETTAWLSSSGNDQSAVVYEYSAWANRGERLTFVPRDPRTDETRKILFYPRQHHVLITNDGCQASIPPFSGRLGLYIKGSVSPPLSEVHIKILASGDSQIAQLKDGELVLETTTGMDGSFVGGPLYDEITYRVEASKLGYHLKQVGPHSFSCQKLGQISVNIHSKDDAKEPIPSVLLSLSGDDGYRNNSVSAAGGAFLFNNLFPGTFYLRPLLKEFAFSPPALAIDLGSGESKEAIFLATRVAYSAMGVVTLVSGQPKEGVLVEARSESKGYYEETATDSSGSYRLRGLLPDAIYVIKVVKRDGLGSAKIERASPEYVPITVGHEDIKGLDFLVFEQPDTTILSCHVEGKRIKELHPHLLVEIKSSDLSITESVFPLPLSNFFQVKDLPKGKHLLQLRYSLPSSSHKFKSEVIEVDLEQNTRMHVGPLRYAFEEDQQKQELTPAPVFPLIVGVSVIALFATIPRLKDLYQSTVGIPTPGFTTTAKKEVRKPVLRKKTY; this comes from the exons ATGGGCATCAAAGACCACGCCtcagccttcttcttcttcttcctcgcaaTCTCTTCCCTCTCTACCACTTTCGCCGATTCAATCCACGGCTGCGGCGGCTTCGTCGAG GCTAGTTCTTCTCTGATCAAGGTCAGGAAGCCCACCGATGTTAAATTGGATTATTCTCACATCACG GTTGAGCTTCGGACAGTTGATGGGTTGTTGAAGGATAGCACTCAATGTGCTCCCAATGGTTACTACTTCATTCCCGTATATGACAAG GGTTCGTTTGTAATTAAAATCAATGGCCCAGAGGGATGGTCATGGAACCCAGACAag GTTCCTGTTGTTGTTGACGATTCTGGCTGCAATGGCAGTGAAGATATTAACTTTCGGTTTACAGG GTTCTCCTTGTCTGGTAGAGTAGTGGGAGCCGTTGGCGGATGGAGCTGCTCCGTTCAAAATGGAGGTCCTCCAAATATTGAAGTTGAACTTTTGTCTGATACTGGTGATGTTGTTTCCTCTGTTATAACATCAGCAGGGGGTGTTTACATGTTCAAAAATATTATTCCAG GAAAATATGAATTACGTGCTTCACACCCTGACTTGAAAGTTGAAATAAGAGGTTCAACAAAG GTGAATTTGGGTTTCGGAAATGACGTAGTGGATGACATTTTCTTTGTCCCTGGGTATGATGTTCGTGGATTTGTTGTTTCTCAG GGAAATCCAATATTGGGAGTTCACGTTTATTTACACTCAGATGACGTCTTAGAGGTAGACTGTCCCCAAGGTTCTGGAACTGCCTCTGGAACGAGGAAGGCACTCTGCCATGCTGTATCCGATGATCATGGGATGTTCATTTTTAAATCAGTACCTTGTG GAACATATGAGCTCATACCTTACTACAAGGGTGAAAACACAGTATTCGATGTTTCACCTCCTGTCATGTCAGTAACTGTTGAGCATCAACACGTGACAGTTCCTCAGAAGTTCCAG GTCACTGGATTTTCTGTTGGGGGCCGAGTTGTggatggaaatgatgaaggcGTTGAAGGTGTTAAAATTATAGTTGATGGCCATGAAAGGTCCATCACTGACAAACAAGGGTATTACAAACTTGACCAG GTTACTTCCAATCGCTATGCAATTGAAGCCACAAAGGAGCATTACAAGTTCAGCAGTTTGAACGATTATTTG GTATTACCGAATATGGCTTCAATTATGGATATTAAAGCAGTTTCCTATGATGTCTGTGGTGTGGTTCATATGGTTACTGCTGGTTACAAGGCAAAG gtaGCTTTGACTCATGGCCCTGAAAATGTCAAACCTCAAGTGAAACAGACTGATGGAAGTGGAAATTTCTGCTTTGAG GTTACACCTGGTGAATATCGTTTATCTGCTTTAGCAGCTACGCCTGAGAGTGCTTCTGGTCTAATGTTTTTGCCATCTTATGTTGATGTTGCTGTAAAAAATCCATTATTGAACGTCAAGTTTTCTCAG GCATTGGTCAATGTTCGTGGAACTGTAACCTGCAAGGAGAAGTGTGGTGCATCTGTTTCTGTTACCCTGGTTGGTTTAGCTGGTAAACGTAATGAAGAGAGGAGGACAGTTAGTTTGACTAACGAGAGTAGTGAATTTCACTTCGAAAGTGTCATCCCAGGGAAATACAGATTTGAG GTCAAACATAATTCAGAAGAACCCACAGCTGTTGAAGATAATTGGTGCTGGGAGAAAAGTTCCATTGATGTGGATGTTGGTgtggatgatgtagaaggaaTTGAATTTGTTCAAAAAGGCTACTGGGTCAATGTAATTTCCACCCATGATGTAGATGCTTATATGACTCAGCCAGATGGTTCTTCcattaatttgaaaattaag AAAGGTTCCCAGAATATTTGTATAGAATATCCTGGAGTGCATGAACTTTATTTTGTCAACTCGTGTATTTTCTTCGGGAGCTCATCAATTGAGATTGATACTTTAAACCCATTG CCTATTTATCTGAAAGGAGAAAAGTATCTTGTTAAAGGACAAATCAATGTTTCATCAAGCTCATTTGAGGGTGTCAGCGAGGTACCTGAGAATTTCATTGTGGATATTCTGAATGCGGGGGGTAGTATTATAGATGAGACCACGGCTTGGCTGTCTTCCAGTGGAAATGATCAAAGTGCCGTAGTGTATGAATATTCTGCATGGGCCAATCGTGGAGAAAGACTTACCTTTGTTCCTCGGGATCCAAG AACTGATGAGACGAGGAAGATCTTGTTTTATCCTAGACAACATCAT GTCTTAATTACAAATGATGGCTGTCAAGCTTCAATCCCTCCATTCTCTGGTAGATTGGGTTTATATATTAAAGGATCAGTCTCTCCCCCTCTTTCTGAAGTTCATATTAAGATTCTTGCCTCTGGGGATAGCCAGATTGCTCAACTTAAGGATGGTGAACTAGTACTTGAAACTACTACGGGAATGGATGGCTCTTTTGTTGGGGGACCTTTATATGATGAAATAACATACCGTGTTGAGGCTTCAAAG CTTGGGTACCATTTAAAACAAGTTGGGCCTCATTCCTTTTCTTGTCAGAAGCTTGGCCAAATTTCTGTAAATATTCATTCTAAAGATGATGCTAAAGAGCCTATTCCTTCAGTGTTATTATCTTTGAGTGGTGATGATGGCTACAGAAACAACTCAGTATCTGCAGCTGGTGGAGCATTCCTGTTCAACAACTTATTTCCAGGGACATTCTATCTCCGTCCTTTGCTAAAG GAGTTTGCCTTTTCTCCTCCGGCACTGGCGATAGATCTTGGTTCTGGGGAGTCTAAAGAAGCTATTTTCCTGGCTACTCGAGTGGCTTACAG TGCTATGGGTGTCGTTACTCTAGTGTCTGGCCAACCAAAAGAAGGTGTGTTAGTTGAGGCCAGATCAGAATCGAAAGGCTATTATGAGGAAACAGCGACTGATTCATCCGGAAGTTATCGTTTGAGAGGACTTCTTCCTGATGCAATCTATGTAATCAAAGTAGTGAAAAGGGATGGTTTGGGTAGCGCTAAAATTGAGCGTGCATCACCAGAATATGTTCCTATCACG GTTGGGCATGAGGATATCAAAGGATtagattttctggtttttgaACAACCAGACACAACTATTTTAAGTTGCCATGTTGAAGGAAAGAGAATAAAGGAACTGCATCCACATCTACTAGTGGAAATCAAATCTAGTGATCTATCTATAACTGAGTCCGTCTTCCCTCTTCCGCTTTCCAACTTTTTCCAGGTGAAGGACTTACCCAAGGGTAAGCACCTTCTGCAGCTTCGTTATAGTCTACCATCAAGCAGCCATAAGTTTAAATCCGAGGTTATCGAGGTTGATTTAGAGCAGAATACTCGCATGCATGTTGGCCCACTCAGATATGCATTTGAAGAGGATCAGCAGAAACAG
- the LOC137708021 gene encoding ribonucleases P/MRP protein subunit POP1 has translation MATDGFRRQQFSSAPPRKINVQKFAESRGSELETLHSIVSNRLNNDFRSRRSKRRRTTAHDNQAAKKRCRKKRKLDQSNALMLPPEKDGKKNVPRRIRRRAELKMNLEKGFCTSGDGTKRLRTHVWHAKRFTMTKLWGYYLPLGLQGRGRGSRAVLKWFKDGMIVHDASYHAAIQLEGPEDSLLSVLGMVMVPPPSTCFENVSRSVISGLIYDNAMLHHLGAPLSKPIAPVNYMWRPYGQPNRDNDAAACEGDECNGPEGAKHSSTDRQLWVWIHASALSEAYDTLKLACQKEMEGRDIVINCFSLEGQLAKLECVGSKAFQLLQRTLIPATKTRDHSWKLMRHSAAEADGDSQSTIYLQNKEEIPSHAILSLNVKDPRTLTETGNNADAQDLGSASILGDVLGTEDKEHIICGQFSDKPAGSGKIRANNLWDVSSGVSPPVEEAVLCNERHDQKRNFFCLDDSSSGALNTSSTSQGSRSCPIMLLKNSNGRGLHVGWSVILPLSWVKPFWISLVSMGAHAMGLREKQWISCEVGLPYFPSDFPDCDAYLCLKETEAAASNLKEELRPPAIRPLRVPILSPWNSIRVALNEESNAVGDAESFRQQHGVRSNSSSNSECGNSDATLAGCHGNSFDGFVARMSFSLTNFLNEIEGCHLHLFPYVADKETSFTKFMRDEIKLGPGQDQFTRFKHNRKLCFVRVLLHTYKEGLLEEGAVICAPRLTDISLWTRSENFDGGLQMPQSAVASYFAEQSSGKWELQMPEDAVLRETHRSPIGFITTGFVRGCKKPVAEAFCEAVVLARLREEQWDSAPAKRRRKEIYVLVRNLRSSAYRLALATIVLEHQEDVEFL, from the exons ATGGCTACCGATGGTTTCAGACGGCAACAGTTTTCATCAGCTCCGCCTCGAAAAATCAATGTCCAAAAGTTTGCAGAGTCACGGGGTTCAGAGCTTGAGACACTCCATTCAATTGTATCCAACAGATTGAACAATGATTTCCGGTCTCGGAGAAGCAAGAGAAGAAGAACCACTGCTCACGACAATCAAGCCGCCAAAAAAAGATGTAGAAAGAAGCGAAAACTTGATCAGAGTAATGCTTTGATGTTGCCTCCAGAGAAAGATGGCAAGAAGAACGTTCCTCGTCGCATTCGTAGGAGAGCTGAGCTTAAAATGAACCTTGAAAAGGGCTTCTGCACATCAGGGGATGGTACAAAGAGGCTTAGAACACATGTTTGGCATGCGAAGCGGTTCACAATGACAAAGCTTTGGGGTTACTACCTTCCCTTGGGTTTGCAGGGCAG agGAAGGGGGTCCAGAGCTGTCTTGAAGTGGTTCAAGGATGGAATGATTGTTCATGATGCAAGCTATCATGCAGCTATCCAGTTGGAGGGCCCAGAG GATTCATTACTATCAGTGTTAGGCATGGTAATGGTGCCTCCTCCGTCAACttgttttgaaaatgtttcCCGTTCTGTTATTTCCGGTCTCATATATGATAATGCTATG CTTCATCATTTGGGAGCACCTCTTTCAAAACCAATTGCTCCTGTGAACTATATGTGGCGGCCTTATGGCCAACCAAATAGAGATAATGACGCCGCTGCCTGTGAAGGTGATGAATGTAATGGACCAGAGGGTGCAAAGCACTCTTCTACTGATCGCCAGCTTTGGGTGTGGATACATGCTTCTGCTCTCTCTGAAGCTTATGACACTCTGAAATTAGCTTGCCAAAAAGAG ATGGAGGGCAGGGACATCGTGATTAATTGTTTCTCACTTGAGGGTCAACTTGCAAAATTAGAATGTGTGGGATCAAAAGCATTTCAACTCCTTCAAAGGACATTAATCCCCGCTACCAA GACTAGAGATCATTCTTGGAAGTTGATGAGACATTCAGCTGCTGAGGCGGATGGTGATTCCCAATCTACAATTTATCTTCAAAACAAGGAGGAAATTCCTTCTCATGCAATTTTGTCCCTTAATGTCAAGGATCCTCGCACATTGACAGAGACTGGAAACAATGCAGATGCTCAAGATTTAGGTTCTGCTAGTATACTAGGTGATGTGCTAGGAACTGAAGACAAAGAGCATATTATCTGTGGACAATTTTCAGACAAACCTGCAGGTAGTGGCAAGATCAGAGCAAACAATTTGTGGGATGTTAGCAGTGGAGTAAGCCCTCCAGTGGAAGAGGCTGTTCTTTGCAATGAAAGACATGACCAGAAGAGGAATTTCTTCTGCCTCGATGATTCAAGTTCAGGGGCACTAAATACTTCCTCCACGTCACAGGGCTCACGGTCTTGCCCGATTATGCTTTTGAAGAATAGTAACGGAAGAGGCTTGCATGTTGG ATGGTCTGTTATACTCCCATTAAGCTGGGTCAAGCCATTTTGGATTTCTCTTGTCTCTATGGGGGCTCATGCAATGGGTTTGAGAGAGAAGCAGTGGATTTCATGTGAA gTGGGGTTGCCATATTTTCCTTCAGATTTTCCTGATTGCGATGCATATTTATGCCTCAAGGAAACCGAAGCTGCTGCCTCTAATCTTAAAGAGGAACTGCGTCCTCCAGCCATAAGACCTTTGAGGGTTCCCATTTTATCCCCATGGAATAGTATCCGTGTTGCTTTAAACGAAGAATCTAATGCAGTTGGAGATGCTGAGAGTTTTAGGCAGCAACATGGTGTCAGAAGCAATTCATCATCTAATTCAGAGTGTGGAAATTCTGATGCTACATTAGCTGGCTGTCATGgaaattcatttgatggttttGTAGCACGGATGAGTTTTTCACTGACAaatttcttgaatgaaattgaagGCTGTCATTTACATCTGTTTCCTTATGTGGCTGATAAGGAGACAAGTTTCACGAAGTTTATGAGGGATGAAATCAAGCTTGGTCCGGGCCAAGATCAGTTTACTAGATTCAAGCACAACCGTAAATTATGTTTTGTTAGAGTATTACTCCATACTTACAAGGAAGGTCTTCTTGAAGAGGGAGCTGTAATTTGTGCGCCTCGACTGACAGACATATCACTGTGGACCAG GTCAGAGAATTTCGATGGAGGACTTCAAATGCCTCAATCTGCTGTGGCATCGTACTTCGCAGAGCAATCTTCTGGTAAGTGGGAACTCCAAATGCCAGAGGACGCTGTTCTTAGAGAAACTCATCGTTCGCCAATAGGCTTCATCACCACCGGTTTTGTTAGAGGGTG CAAGAAGCCAGTAGCAGAAGCTTTTTGCGAGGCAGTTGTACTCGCTCGTCTCAGAGAGGAACAATGGGATTCGGCACCAGCTAAGCGAAGACGAAAGGAAATATATGTTCTAGTCAGGAATTTGAGATCTTCAGCTTATAGACTTGCTCTTGCCACCATTGTTCTGGAGCATCAGGAAGATGTCGAATTCTTGTGA
- the LOC137707670 gene encoding uncharacterized protein, with protein MVARVTAITCQWLMGPYALNSIDLPDRTSWSSGVSEFSPPFFVYIFIFKVRLSSKDYMGVAFAMEPNFVDHSRQLPNESVEKQGGPSNCNDLLIHSYVRGQERVIRRSIYELDADVAVSINLWIENHQSHVLFYEDFSDVDPLTLGIQTEWQLQQMIRFGNHSLIASDSRFVTTKLKYPVHSFLVFNEDNKVIPVAWIVAPKFESSNAHKWMRAFYNRDQTKDPAWNLAGFIVDDPLADVLTISDVFQCSVLMISFWRVHHAWHKNLVKKCVDNEMRATTSRRLHQAVDNICQQRGSKRLFEDFIEDFFDESDFMDYFKATWYPRIGMWISALQNIPLASQETSMAMEFYHNQLKLRLLNEKKPSVYKRADWLIDKLGTKVHSYFWLDEYSEKDDFARYWKDEWASGLTSWRKALKIPVCNIVIEGTCAKVIEELDQENAYVVWNLGSQFGICNCRWAEMGNLCEHILKVTNVCRKGLSTPSISLLQYHKALIDMLHCPPHDSLIHDQAVSLAVD; from the exons ATGGTTGCAAGGGTAACTGCAATTACTTGTCAATGGCTCATGGGTCCTTACGCACTAAATTCTATCGACTTACCAGACAGGACCTCATGGAGTAGTGGGGTGAGCGAGTTCAGTCCGCCGTTCTTCGtttacattttcatttttaaggtCAG GCTTTCTTCAAAAGATTACATGGGCGTTGCTTTCGCGATGGAGCCAAACTTCGTCGATCATAGCCGTCAG TTACCCAATGAATCAGTAGAGAAACAAGGTGGTCCATCTAATTGCAATGACCTTTTAATCCATAGTTATGTTCGGGGGCAGGAGAGGGTCATTCGACGTTCTATATATGAATTGGATGCTGATGTTGCAGTTAGCATTAACCTGTGGATAGAAAACCATCAGAGTCATGTTCTCTTCTATGAGGATTTCTCTGATGTGGACCCTTTAACTTTGGGCATACAAACAGAGTGGCAGTTGCAACAGATGATTCGCTTTGGCAATCACAGCCTTATAGCTTCTGATTCAAGGTTCGTAACAACCAAATTGAAG taTCCCGTTCATAGTTTCCTTGTATTTAATGAAGACAACAAGGTCATTCCGGTAGCGTGGATAGTTGCTCCGAAGTTTGAAAGTTCCAATGCCCATAAATGGATGAGAGCTTTTTACAATAGAGATCAAACGAAAGATCCTGCATGGAATTTAGCTGGTTTCATAGTGGATGATCCTCTAGCTGATGTGCTCACCATCAG TGATGTatttcagtgttcagtgt tGATGATAAGCTTTTGGCGGGTTCatcatgcatggcataaaaacTTAGTAAAGAAATGTGTGGACAATGAGATGCGAGCTACAACATCAAGGAGGCTTCATCAGGCAGTGGATAACATCTGTCAACAACGAGGAAGCAAGCGTTTGTTTGAGGACTTTATAGAAGATTTTTTTGATGAATCAGATTTTATGGATTACTTTAAGGCAACCTGGTATCCTAGAATTG GGATGTGGATTTCTGCACTACAAAATATTCCTCTTGCTAGCCAGGAAACCTCTATGGCAATGGAGTTCTACCACAACCAACTAAAGCTTAGGCTATTGAACGAGAAGAAACCTAGCGTGTACAAACGAGCTGATTGGTTGATTGATAAGCTGGGTACAAAAGTGCATTCCTACTTCTGGCTTGATGAATATTCCGAGAAGGATGATTTTGCACGATATTGGAAAGATGAGTGGGCGAGTGGTTTAACATCTTGGCGTAAAGCTTTGAAGATTCCTGTCTGCAATATTGTCATAGAAGGTACATGTGCAAAAGTTATTGAGGAGCTCGACCAAGAGAATGCTTATGTTGTTTGGAACCTTGGTTCGCAGTTCGGTATTTGCAACTGCCGTTGGGCAGAAATGGGCAACCTGTGTGAACATATACTCAAAGTTACTAATGTCTGCCGAAAAGGGTTGTCTACGCCATCTATCAGCCTATTGCAGTACCACAAGGCCTTGATTGATATGCTACACTGCCCACCTCATGATTCTTTGATTCATGATCAGGCTGTTTCTTTAGCAGTGGACTAA